Proteins encoded by one window of Lactobacillus sp. ESL0684:
- a CDS encoding ArpU family phage packaging/lysis transcriptional regulator — protein MEFDSLEQVDINRNKTAEKVRDFLNKDFIHYLDKAGLHKADLSSPQLDPTGVSSHGGNSAEYKMVQIIDYENKCKAIITAIKNCRENVGRGVRNRTILQDVYLKELENWQVQERLGLSEAAYYAKKQAALCEFADRIEVWAVRFGTHIPDLHIYQKEQ, from the coding sequence GTGGAGTTTGATAGCTTAGAACAAGTTGATATCAACAGAAACAAGACGGCTGAAAAGGTTCGTGACTTCTTGAATAAAGACTTTATCCACTATTTAGATAAGGCTGGCCTGCATAAAGCTGATCTAAGCAGTCCGCAACTAGACCCCACTGGAGTGAGTAGTCATGGTGGCAATAGTGCCGAGTATAAGATGGTCCAAATTATCGATTACGAGAATAAATGTAAGGCAATCATCACAGCGATTAAGAACTGTCGTGAGAACGTTGGACGTGGAGTTCGTAATCGGACTATTTTACAGGATGTCTATCTCAAAGAATTAGAGAATTGGCAAGTTCAAGAGAGGCTAGGATTGTCTGAAGCAGCCTATTATGCCAAGAAGCAAGCAGCCTTATGCGAATTTGCCGATAGGATTGAAGTTTGGGCAGTTCGCTTTGGTACTCATATTCCAGATTTACATATATATCAAAAGGAGCAGTAG
- a CDS encoding RusA family crossover junction endodeoxyribonuclease — translation MQYKFTVMGKPFGKQRPRATILGGHVHMYTPQDTKDYEAKVRRAAIEQAQMISCPVIVDIKAFFPIPKSTSKKQKERCLAGLERPTKKPDKDNIEKVVLDGMNPVSETDKATRKRIIKAEGLYLDDKQVVAGKTTKLYGEPARVEVTVTELKR, via the coding sequence GTGCAGTATAAATTTACAGTAATGGGAAAACCCTTTGGCAAGCAACGCCCACGAGCAACCATTCTTGGCGGTCATGTTCATATGTATACGCCTCAAGACACTAAAGATTATGAAGCAAAAGTGCGCAGAGCAGCCATTGAGCAGGCACAAATGATTAGTTGCCCAGTAATCGTGGACATAAAAGCTTTCTTTCCAATTCCTAAATCGACTTCTAAGAAGCAAAAAGAACGCTGTTTAGCGGGATTAGAGCGACCAACTAAGAAGCCCGATAAGGACAATATTGAAAAAGTTGTCCTTGATGGTATGAATCCTGTGTCAGAAACTGATAAGGCGACACGTAAGCGAATAATTAAGGCTGAGGGCTTGTATTTGGATGACAAACAGGTGGTAGCTGGTAAGACAACTAAGTTATATGGTGAACCCGCTAGAGTGGAAGTTACAGTAACAGAGTTGAAGAGGTAA
- a CDS encoding helix-turn-helix transcriptional regulator, translating into MLWDKIQIILNKKHWSLVRLAKESNVNYETLKKYKFAGQEPSFSKACKIADALGISLDELR; encoded by the coding sequence ATGTTGTGGGATAAAATACAAATAATTTTAAATAAAAAACATTGGTCTTTAGTAAGACTAGCTAAGGAATCCAATGTAAATTATGAAACGTTGAAAAAATATAAATTTGCTGGGCAAGAACCCAGTTTTAGTAAAGCATGTAAAATCGCTGATGCCTTGGGTATCAGCTTAGACGAATTGAGGTGA
- a CDS encoding type II toxin-antitoxin system HicA family toxin: MPMSPKEMLKLLKANGFVKKRQRGTSHIIMYNPETKKTVPIPMHAKELKKGMEQGILKQAGLK; the protein is encoded by the coding sequence ATGCCGATGTCACCAAAGGAAATGCTTAAACTCTTAAAAGCTAATGGCTTTGTTAAAAAACGTCAGCGTGGAACGTCACATATAATTATGTACAATCCAGAGACCAAAAAGACGGTTCCCATACCAATGCATGCTAAAGAACTTAAAAAAGGTATGGAACAAGGCATATTGAAGCAAGCGGGGTTAAAGTGA
- a CDS encoding type II toxin-antitoxin system HicB family antitoxin — protein MKDKNILAYPIILHPEEQGGYSVEIPDIAGGTWTQGEDMADAIYMASDAIGAMLVSEAKYPTPTPIEEIEVSDNEVKTIASVDMNKYRKLNEKTIRKTVSVPEYLVELGKEQQINFSKTLTEALEKQLLAK, from the coding sequence ATGAAAGATAAAAATATTTTAGCATATCCAATTATTTTGCATCCAGAAGAACAAGGCGGTTATAGTGTAGAGATTCCAGACATTGCCGGAGGAACTTGGACACAGGGTGAAGATATGGCTGATGCGATTTATATGGCAAGTGATGCGATTGGTGCCATGTTAGTCAGTGAAGCTAAGTATCCTACTCCAACGCCTATTGAAGAAATTGAGGTATCGGATAATGAAGTTAAAACAATTGCTTCAGTTGATATGAATAAGTATCGCAAGCTAAATGAAAAGACTATTCGTAAAACTGTTTCGGTACCAGAGTATCTGGTTGAACTAGGTAAAGAACAACAGATTAACTTTTCAAAGACTTTGACAGAAGCGTTAGAAAAGCAGTTATTAGCAAAATAA